The genomic interval gCTCCTTCTAGTCGAGAAGGACTTTACGATCACAGCGTATccctggacttaaacgtccgaTAGCACGTAGGTACATGTATCGAACAACAacgaaaagctttgccaactttcaactgaatatgctcatcgagcATTCCATTATCTCTGAGGGATANNNNNNNNNNNNNNNNNNNNNNNNNNNNNNNNNNNTGGTAATGCCAAAGTATATGCTATCTAATGATAAATCCAATCAAATACCCAGCTTTTGAAAAAGCCGCAGTGAATCAAGTTGTGTGTTATGGAAAGGAAAGTGTATCACAGCAGCACAATAAAATGTTATGGAATGTCAATCAAGTGCGTTGGAAGCCAACCGAACATGAATAGTATTTCGTCAATTACTAGGGGTGCAGATTTCTGGCAAATCAATCTgctcaaaatggcaaattctTCTGGGCGACGTTTCtttgaaggaaacttttagggCTAACCACATCTACAAATCGAGACCCAATCGGATATCAGACGTAACACTGCTAAAAGATATTCGATCAATTAGCAATATAGGCTCTATATTTCGATTGGGTTACCTACAAAATGTAACAATCAGCGTTCTATCGGCTAGAACATAAACGTTTTGTGCAGGGAAAAGATCGTGCTAATATAAGGACTCTTATGGGACTCAAGTGACACATTCATGTAAAACTTCATCATATCCTAAAGGAAAAGTAGACTTGAGAGTAAAATTTTATTGTTCTGATACTCGTAGAAAAAATAAATGGCAAGACGAAATTCAATAACGCATGATATGAaacattggatttttttttcaattcttggttattctaggcaaatttgttgttgcttATGGCGCTATTTACGAATCAATTGAAcctaagattttcaaattttcacgGAAATATAACTTTTCTAATTTGACCAGGCCGAACTTATTTACAGTGCAGAACACCCTTCATTACATTGCTATTTTCAGGTTCAGAGATGCTGTACGCACGGCCATCAATTGAACTCCCTGTTGCTAGATTTAAACGCTATTATTAATGGGCCTGAATAATgatttgacaattattttgccATTTACTTTTATGCAATAGACGAATGCAAGGTCTAGAAATCTAGAATTGTCATTCATCCTGTGTCTAGCCATCTCGTTCTTGACACGTGACTTTAAGTGCATTCGCAATTTTTGTCGCCCATGTCGCGGAATCTTTCCTGGAATCCTCAGTCTTCGATTTGATCATGAACAGCCAACATCTCACCGTGGTCTTGACTATTCTTTGGGGCTTATCTTGTCCGAATACCTTGGTAAAAGCATCAAATGGACTCAGAAGTGGAAGTAAGTGCTAGGTTGGACTTAACAATCTTAGACTCAGCTCTTCATAGTTTTCTATTCAAATTTAACAATCCAATTGATACAAATGATCCAATTCTCGATCTCATCTTCTGTCGATTAGAAAATACGATCTCAAAGCAAGAAGTCATGGTGGTACCAAGTCATTGTCATCAATTGTCAGGATTATCCTCTTGGGTTAAAAATTGAGAATTTAAAAGGAAGCTGCTACGGATCTGTGCAGTTCCAGACCATTCTATCTCCAACTACTTTTGGGCTACCACTATTGACCTTGAGACTTGAGCAAGATTAAGGACCGTTGTCAAGTTCCAAGATCCATCGTCAAAGGGATTCAGGTCACGGTTGataacaataaaaataaaagaatatataagaaaataataaaataaaagaaaagtagATATTTTTGTAGATTTAAGTTAAAGCGCTAATCCAAGATATCGGATCGGTcaaattcttaaaaaaatggcaattaaGTTTTGGGTCCATGTCTTTAAATTTGACAAAGAGGTGACTCTTTGGTGCCTAGATGTAGGAAATCATTGATGAACCTTCAATTGTTTCAAAGCAGATTTTAGCATCAGTTTCAGACATAGACTCCCACGTTACTTATGTAATAGAACAATAAGATTATATATTTTCCTGTATTATTCTTTCAGAACTTTTCAGTCTCTTCAATATCGTCAAATTTAAGGTAAAAAACgccgttttcattttttgattgcgGAAAGCGACCAAGGTTAGATGCGTAATTTCAGAACGACATTTGTCCAGCATTCTCCAATCCCCAACTTAGTGGAACTTGCCATACCCAACAGGAATGCACGAAAAATAGCGGAATGGTAGATGGAAGTTGTGCTGCAGGTAAGAGTCTTTCTTATCTTCAGCAATGCCAAATTATGCTTTaagctttgattttttcattacCTACAAACTTCATCATGATCCTAAAAAGTTCGGCATCAAATTTCGGGTTTTCTTGCCTCTAAATTTAAGCCAATTTTTGTTAACAATTCGAAGTTTGACAAAGAGGGGAGATGACAAAGGTTTTGTTCCACCAGGGACAGAAAGCCAGATATTTGCATGGTTCACCAAAGCTTTTGTACTTCTCGCTCCCAAGCATAAAACTTTACGTCAGAAGGTGAAATGATGTTTGGCAACTTGTTGCAACACCGGTCTCTTAAACATCAAAGTTTCAGTTTGGGATAACTTGTGGCCTTTTCCTTGACCATTGTCGATATGCAATGACCAACGTTTCACTTAATACTAGTGCTTCAAAACTGTGAAGTATCGAATACAATTAAATCAAGAGTATATCTTTCAAGCTGACTCATTTTGTTCATTCCAATTGTTTAACGCAATTATTTATGTAACTCATCCATCCGTTTTGTCTTAttgagaaaaatgatctgCAGATAAAGAACTGGCTTCCTCTTGAACAGAATCAAACGAAATAATTTTCGGGTTTAtcgaaaattgaagcaaaacgCTGGAAAGCGTTTTAAGCGCTACAACccctttgaaaaattggacCTAAGTGATAAATGACGAGTTACTTGTAACCACTTTGTTTACTAGAAGATCATGACAATGGGCCAATGGATATAAGGCCCAAAGTGCATAGATACGCATATCTCATCATATTTTAAAAACttcaaacaaaatatcatCTTGAAGATATAATTTTCTATCACTTCTGCTTAGGATTCGGAGTTTGCTGCGTGATTATGAAGAGCGTCTGCGGATCGACAGTGGATAAGGCAAGAAGGGgacaatttattttcttggacaattattcatcaaaatgttgtttttttcatgcagAATTGTTCATATATTCAGGTACGGAAActaatttttcttcaagtgaTTCATTAGTCTTTCAACATGATTACCATCTTTGCGACTAATCGGAAcaatcacttttttgtgaCCTATATTCTAATATAATTCTAGTTTAATTAAAATATTACAGAGCCCAGGGTATCCTCAAATGGATACCACTACAGGATCGTGCTCTTACATTTTCAGCCGAATCGCACCAAGTATGCATGAAAGATATTCGGACTTTAAAACATTAGGAATTGGTATTCATTGTTCCCTCTTTTGCAGATATTCGACAAGTCCGgtgagaaaaagaaactttgattggcaaactttttttaaactttgcAAGTGACATGTTTTTAGGCTAGATTTTGTGGAAACCATACTTTCGGTTGGCACTGGGCTTGAGATTCCGGgtaagatattgaaaaatccaaaatattgtACCCACCAGACGTTAAAAAAACTGAGCCTTCCGTCTTAGTAAAATATGCAAGCAATTCGGACTAAATAACGTGACATTTTTCTAGTAGTAAAAATAATGGCATCAGAAAAGTAATTGTTCTACGTTTCTTTTATTCAGGTCGTTGCGGAGATACGGAGGACAGCTTGATGGTGTCCAGTCCATTTGCCAGTAGTCCCAATGCCTTTCCTCCCTCTGTTTGCGGAATTCTTTCTGGACAACAtagtaaaaatcaaaatagctCAATCGTCAAGTAAATGAGTCATATAATGATTGAGCTCTTTTATTTTAGTGTACTTCGAAAGTGGCGACACTGGACAAGATGCTGGCAGTGTGACCGTTGAAAAGAATGCCGCCAATTTTGGTCGCAGattcaagatcaaagtgaCGTATATTGAGGAATGCAACCCACTCAGGTTCAGATGCATAATATTTCATCACCTAACCAACATTTTGGCACATGGGTTGGAATTTAGATTCTGCATGCTCCTCTCTTGCCTTAAATTATGTGCTTTATCCCTTTTACTGCCGTTATGTTTGGAATTAAGAACTTGAGTGACATGTTTTAGACCACCTAGTGGATGCACACAATTCTTCACAGGAACGTCGTCCACCATTCAATCGTATAACTACGAAGGACGACAACTCTTGGAAAACCAGCTTTACTCGAATTGCATACGACAGGAAGAGGGTAGGTTGGATAATTGAATGAGGAAGATTGCATCCTTGCCCGCATTCACATTTATGTCTCTTTTCGAGAGTTCCAGGGTTTTGCTCTTACACCGTTACCGAATCTCAAGAAGGGTCGTTTCGATTGTCGAATTCAAAGTTTGGCCAAGTAAGAGTTCGCCAGATCTGCACGGGTCCATCAGTTCTCATTCGTTTGGGTTATTTTTCAGATCAATTGTAAAAATCGGCCGTATCTTCTGATTCCTCGGCCTCATTTATTATTCGCCAAGAAGAAGGGTGGAGAAGGCAACAACTCTGATATGAATTGTGGTTCTCGGTTGGCAGAAGCCACAGGTGCCACGATGCCCTCCTCAGTCACTTGTAAGAGGGATCCATTCATTAGTCATAAGTAGGGATGGTAACTTTAGATCGTAAAAAGTTGGCCGAGAGAAATACGATTACAAATGAGACAACaaactgagaaaaaaaaatccagagctaaaccagaaaaaaaagataaaagaaaaatgatgattttgtaTTGATTAGTTTATGACATGACTTGATAAGCATGTGCGTAAGTACGTAGAATCAAGCTCATGCCATGATCTTGCAACAATCAGCCCGATCATGCTAAACTTGTTGGCCGGCATTCTTCACCAATCAGAAAATATAAAttatataatatatataatataaaaatataaaaaaacattttaatggttcgtttttctcttttagcGGACAGAACCACTCCTTTTGCGGTGGGCGTGCGAACGGTAACAAGTGAAGATTTGGACATGTTTAAGaaaccaattttgattgaCGAGGAAGGGTTTAGTGttaaatatgttcaaaacccATGTTAATTTGACTTATCACGCTAGTGGTTCTGCTCTTTATTTCAACTATTCATGAGTGTTTTTACCTTGGAAAACAGGGAGCAAATGTGACAAATAAACGCAACCAATGTTGACTAATAGCGAAAAGCATTGCTATTTATTATTAATGTTAAAGCTTGGTGGCCCTGAGCCAAATCGATCGTCAATAATACTTGGCCTAACATAGAACGGATGGGATGATCAAATTCACAACTGACACAGATTCGTGGCGACTACCATTTCAACCGCCATTCCCAAGACATCAGTCAGCATTGGGAGGATTTGGGATTGGCAAACATGGATCTACGTGTTAAACAAAAGCTGATCTTGGATGTCCAGGGTTGGACTGGCCCACGGAGGGCGCCACGGACGAGGTGGGGGGGAAGTATAAGGAGTGTGTTGGCGTGGGTGCCGCTAGAAATGACGAAGACCCTGATAAGGAGGCTGATCCTTCGGATGACACTGGGACTCCGCTCAACCCACCTTGAAGGAACAGTGGAACGCCCGAGAACGCCCGTAGATTCGAGGCTTCGTTATCGGCCGCGAGCTGGCGTTTCCATTTGTTCCTTcggttttggaaccaaatctTCACCTGCAAAGCAAACGTCAAGAAGAATACATCATTTACGTACGAGAAATGGATTACAGGATAAGTAAATTGTGTTCTTGTCAACCAAAGAGACGTACTTGAGTTTCTGAGAGTTGCAGTGAGGCAGCCAATCCGGCCCGTTCTGAACTAGAGAGATATCTCTTGATATCAAAGGTCGATTCCAATTGAAACACCTGAAAGGGATTGAAAAACACAGTTACGACTGCTTGTGTCAGATGCGAAAGCTACATTCTTCACCTGGGATCGACTGAATACTGTGCGCGTTTTCTTCTTCCTAATCTTGTTTTTGTCCCCTGGATCCCCTTTACCATCCTCGTCGCCTCCCTCTCCATCTTCATCGTCCGAAGTCTTTTCTGGAGAACTTGAGCGCTGATCTTGGTGGTGCACATTCCGATGGAAAGGGTCATGGCCCGAACCATTCTTGTGGTCCAAGAATGAAGACGACGACGTTGTAGCTAGATGAGGTGGCAATGGATGGCCTTAAAGAAACATTCCCATTCCCATATTACATCTTCTCTTCAATATCCCCACCTGTGTTCCCTGCATTACCCGCAGCCTTCTGGAGTTGAAGAAATGGATGCACGGCCACTGCGGCAGCCGCAGCAGCCCGAGCATTGGCGGCAGCAGATAGAGTCGTGAGATCCAAGGGTGACCCCGCTACCGAGCTTACAACTGACGAGGGTAACCGCGAGCATCCGAAGGAGAATGGAACCGGATGATGTGGTGATCCATTTCCGTACAAACCAGCGGCCAGTAGGAGAGGTCTGGCGGCCGCAGCGGAGGTGACTGGGTCAAAGAGGTGATGATAAGGGGTTAATGGAGACGGCCTGAAAGGACATCAATGGAGAGGTTTACTTACTATGTGGTTTGCCCTAAAAAAAAGCACTGAGATGGTCGTTGTCAAATCTGTGATAATCCAGCCCATCTGCTCCCAATGTGAGCAGGAATGTGGGTCACAGTTGGGTGGCTTGGATACCGGAGGATTTGAGCACCACCATTACAATACATTAATTCCCCCTGTTTATTTCCTTCCCCTTGTTCAACGACGACGTGTACTCAACACTGAATGAGGGTCCGTGGTCCCTTGGGATCCGAGAAGAGAGGAACCCTAAAGCTCTGGGGTCGTGGAGTGATAATCATCCGCTCGAAGTTCATAACGTACACTTCCATTATGGTTGGAGGTAAATCAAGGTTAATACCAAGAGTTGCAATCGAAAAGAATAATTCGCTCCTAAGGTTCTCTTCAAGTTAAAAATGGATCTTTTCccctcaaaaacaaaaaagattgcaACCTTTTACTTTAACTGGCCACCTTTTAGATTTAGATCTCGGCTTCTCTCTTTACGGAATTCAGACCAATCATGCTTTCCAAAGTTAAAAGGTCTTTTCAAGCCCTTTTGTCGATGACCTGTAATCGGTTCTTATCCTCATGTCGACCTGCCTCACCATAATTAGTTAAAGGTGTTTCCTCCATTACAAAGAGCTGTCGACAAAATCCAGatggttttcaaaaccaaaaagagAGCCGAGTGCCAAAATCAATTAACCCAAATGGCACTTGACTCGTGCTACGGAGAGTGGCTCCATTTTCTCGTGTCAGATCACATGTGGTTAGCATGTCGAGCCAAGGTGTTCCCGGGATAAAAAAGCGCTGGTTCGCCTCATTTGAATGGTATGCTCTCCATtacccactcactcaccaaCCACGAGTGCCATTCAAACCCGAGGGGGGATTCAGGCTTGGGGACCAATCGCTCAGCCCATTTAACGTTTATTTGTGACAGACGATTATCTTGTCGAGTGCGTCGAATGCATATGAGCGGGCTTTTGAATCTGAAATCGGCGATGGCTTCCGAGGATCTTATGACGTGGATGCGGTTCAACGCAATGGTGTTTATCAGCGTGGCGATCAAATTATCGGTTCATGCAAGTCCCGAAAAATACGGTTTGATAGTCAAATGTATTCCTGGCAAGGAACATCTCAGTAAAGCACCAGTTCATTGGTTTGGGTGGAGTTCATAGTTTTTGGAGGTGAACATATGTTCAATGGGAAATGGCGAGATAGACTTGATGAGTGAGCGAACCGAAGAGTTGTTGCGAGTGAGGATCCACCCTTGAGAGACTCCGATGATTGACTCAATAGCGACCTCTCTCTCCCCAGGGTTCATCTGTCTTCCAATATTTTAATTGGATAATTACGCCAAGACTCGAACGGGAAATTTGATACATCATCATCCTCTCCTAACGAGGACGAGGATTCAATGAATGGGAGTACCTTCCTTGCATTAATGAGACACACAGACGCAGaaacacagagagagagatagagagagagagagagagagagggctcAATTGGCAGTGAGGAAATGAACGTTACATTGATAAGAGTAGTCAATTACTTATGTTGTTCATTGTGTGCTTGATAAAAGACAACAAAGTTAAAGAAGAAGGCACAGAACAGTTCCTCTTCGTCAGCGAACACGGTCCCAATCCAGTAGTGGTGGAAGAAGGAAGGGAAGGAAAGCTGTCTGTCGCCTTTTCTCCGCCACCAAGAGaggtaaaagaagaagaggcatGTCGCCACTCGTCGGAGATTTCTCGCCATTGGTTGGCTTCGCCCGCCTTTTGGCGGGGATCCCGCTTCAAATGGACTCGAATAAGAGCTCGGCGGAGGGCAAGACTACCAAAGAGCATAAATGAGTGATCCTGATCCTTTGCGACAAGGTATAAAAACATGAGATTATTCACAGATTATGCACCTCGAAACATACTAAGAATAAGTCAGCTATCTAATTTTCTAGTCGTTCCGATTGTCTGTATTGTTCAATGAGAACAAAAAGGCTCTCTCCATCAATCCATTTTCGATCCACAATTGCGTGGTTAGTACGAGGAACGTGGAACTAGTTGAAGGCACCGCTAAAGGCGAGGACTCTGACGAGGAAATCGAGGACATGGCTAATTGGATACTGACCCTTAAATATGGATCTCAATTCGTACCGACAGTTTTGCGTAAGCGTGCTGAAGATCTCGAATGCCCTGTGGGTTCCAATGTACAATATCTTTCTCTCAGATTTCAGGGGTCCGTCCCAAATGGAATGCGAGGAACTGGCTAATGAGTTAAGATGCCTGAAAGCTTTCGTTGTCAATCAGCCATACAATAAGAAAACGGAGATGCATCTTCATTATTTGTTCGATACGTCATCCGTAGATGGGGTTGTCAAGTAAGAGCGCTCACATTGATCCATTAAGCAAACCATGTCAGGGATCAGATTTTTGACAATCTGCATTAGATTGATCAACTTCATCTGAGACACAAGTTTTGTGTGACGGTATTTTGGTTTtacatgttaaaaaaaagaatctctTTTCAGACCAAGTTCGGGCGTGGTGGAGATGTGTGGCAAGATCCTGAGAGGAAACGTGAAAAGTTACGTCAGTTCGGAACGAGCGGGCTTCTCAAGGGATCAATTCATAGACTTTTTCCGCCGTGTTTTGAACAACCAAAAGAACCAAAGTGAAGCTCTCACCTTCTTGTTTTTCAAGGTAACTTTTCGAAACAAGTTGCATGCATCGGTGTGTACTGTATGTGGTAGATTTGACGACCATGGACGGATACAAATATAGATTAATTGAAGTGTCtactagtactagtactaAAGTACTAGTTTTATGGTCCCTTCAGAGTTGCAAGAGAAAAGATCGGGTCCTTGGCATCATCGGCAAATCCTCTTTTGAAGGGTTCTTGGAGGAATCTCAAGGAGTGGAGCTCAATGAAGACTCGAATGTAGCTCTCGAAATGCAAAGTTACATAACCAGGTAATAACAATATCTTCCGCAATTTGGGTTTGTAACGATGAGTCACGCTCAGTCCATTCCCTGCATATTTTAGTGAGTATTCGTGCAGTGTGATTTTGCTCCTTTTACGTCACCTTTCTCAtaacattgattttgatttgatttccttAATGTTCTGAGAATTTATGCTAATGCTGAAGTtcggaaagaaaaagaagaacggGTCCACCAACGAGGAATGTTTTGTTGCATGTGTTAATGATGATAATTATTTTGGACCATGGtttctttttgtgtgtttCGTCCATAAATCCAGCGAAAAATCAACCAAAGTCATCTTTTCCAGAGTGAGTGGCTTGCGCGTCAGTATTCAGCCTCATTTCTCGGTCGAAAACTTTTTGGATTATTTGTTCTCGCCCAAAAACGACTTGTTGGATCCAAAAGTCCACACTGTCCACCAAGATATGACTCAATCTCTCGCCAGATACTTCATTAACTCGTCACACAACACTTATCTGACAGGTCGGTCAAATTTTCCACTAAATTTGAATAAACAGCTAAAAGAGTTTGGGTTCAACTTTGCATTTGTAGCTAATATCTAAAATAGGGTCCGAAGGCTcaatttgcttttaaaaattTTATGTGTGTGTTTGTTCATCTTTATATCAGGCTACCAAGAGGACCTCTAAGGCACAATTAGTTTTTATCTTGCATTTTCATCTTGGATAAGGGGTCATTCAAGAAGACTAGGCAACATACTCATTTAAGTAAACCAATATTCTTTTTACAAGGGACCTTTCAACAGTTGTTGCTTAAACGATTTTGTGTGCTTCAATCTTGATAAATGTCCAGACGATATCAATTGAGTAACATTAATCAGAACAATGTCAATCTGGGGGCTGCCAATCAGTTcagaaaaacagttttttttatctttgtaCGTTTTTTGTTGATTCGTACGTTTTCATCGTCAACTAGCAATATATAGTATTATAGTACATAGTACATAGTACATAGTATATATAGTATTGGTATCTTGTTTCTCAAAAGtaacagttttgaaaatggttttatgCAAAATTAAACCCTAGCTAACCGCGACCCTCTTACTTTTTTTTAGGGAACCAATTGACCTCGGATTCAAGTGTTGATGCCTATGAAAGAGTTTTATTACAAGGAGTTCGGTGCATTGAGATCGATTGCTGGGATGGACCAGATGGTAATCCGATCGTCACCCATGGGAGAACTATGTGTTCCAACATCAAACTGGTCTCTGTGATCCGTTGCATCAAAGACCATGCCTTCGCTGCCACTCCATATCCTCTCATCATCAGTATTGAGGATCATTGCTCCATTGCTCAGCAATCCGTGATGGCAAACATGTTCAGAGACATCTTGGGAGACTTGCTTCTAACAGAAAGAATCGAAGAAGAGGAATCAAACCTTCTACCTAGTCCAGAACAACTTAAATATAAAGTCCTACTCAAACACAAAGTCCTGAAGGAGAATCCTCAAAAGTCGGTCTTTTTCGATGAGGAGGATAGTATCAATATTCCTCCAGAGGTAAGCTGATACATTTCAAaagatttcctttcaaaagtaatgaaacaCTGTTTATTAACATGGACAGTGTCGGGATGATCTTTGGATCAAGTTGGACGGCGAAGATGCTTGGCGAAAAGCCGAGCTCTGTTTGACTGGATCCATTTTGGAGATATACGATTACGAGGACGAATCNNNNNNNNNNNNNNNNNNNNNNNNNNGCCGAGCTCTGTTTGACTGGATCCATTTTGGAGATATACGATTACGAGGACGAATCGGATTACCAAAAGTGCCGAATGGATGAGGGCCAAATCCTGGAAGAGAATCTGGAACCCTTGGATCTTAACAGAAATCAAGCCGAAGATCTGTTAATGTCTATAGAAGATGACCCCGATGACGGCCTTTTTCTCATTCGAACCAAATCGGATAACAAGGCAGAATTAGTCATGAGCATTCACTACAATGGGAACATCAGGCACATAACCCTTAATCGAAAGAACGggttatttttcttgaaaaatgccaagtttaAAACCTTGTCAGACTTTGTGGAGTTCTTCAAACATCATCgccttgaaattgaagtatCCCCTGGACTCGTAGAGAAAGTGTTTCTGACCCACATGGCCACTCGGAAGAATCTTCATCTCATCCAAAATTGGTACATTCCCAATCTGTCAGAGTCCATGGTGAACAGGTTAGTATGCTAACAAAGGCCTTTGCTCACTCTGGCCATGAGATCCGTTCTGTACCAACAAGTTGTGTTTTTACAggcttcttttggcaaaaaagcagGACGGTGTTTATCTTTTGAGAGATGGAATTAATCATGCCAAAATATTGTCCTTTGTCAGTGAAGGCTGCGTTTACCACGTCCACATTCATCAATTGGATTACTGCCTCGAAATAGGTATGAGCCAGCAAAAAACGATCAGTGTGTTCGTATTATTGTTGTAATCAATACAGGtttttttattggaaattCATAGGAGGAACTGTGACCAGGTTTGAGTCCATATTGGACTTTATTTGCGAGTTCGCGACCAAAGCGATTTTAAACCAAACCTGCTTATCGACCCCATTCCCTTTGGCCAAGAGCCCCGAAGTATTCGACCTTGCTAACGATAAAATATCCAGTAGGTACGCATTTTGGTGATTATGAAGCCACCTCTCCATTGTCATAGAATTCGTAAACTTTCTACAATGTTGCTGAATTGATGAACTATCAATAGACATGTGATGGGCTCGGAGCTAAATATTGCGAGCCCTGGCGACAAAATCAGGAACAAGTTGATTGACCCTCTGGATTTGGAGACGAAAATGCCCGAGGTGTTTGATGTTCCGTCGAAAACAATCAACTTGAAAGGTAAGACCAGAGTGCAAAGCTGATCAAAGGAGGCTCTCAATAACGCCAAAGATGTGCGTTTCAGATTGCAAACTGACTCTGGATTCCTCTGAAGTTCACCCAGGAGCCAAAGATCTTACGCCTTTTTTACACATATCGTCAAAGAAAGGCGAAATGCTACTCATCAAGATTGATACCAAAAATGATCAGTTCCAAGTGGATTGGTTTTCAAAGCTTCGGGAAGCCA from Tigriopus californicus strain San Diego chromosome 5, Tcal_SD_v2.1, whole genome shotgun sequence carries:
- the LOC131881317 gene encoding 1-phosphatidylinositol 4,5-bisphosphate phosphodiesterase gamma-1-like; this encodes MDLNSYRQFCVSVLKISNALWVPMYNIFLSDFRGPSQMECEELANELRCLKAFVVNQPYNKKTEMHLHYLFDTSSVDGVVKPSSGVVEMCGKILRGNVKSYVSSERAGFSRDQFIDFFRRVLNNQKNQSEALTFLFFKSCKRKDRVLGIIGKSSFEGFLEESQGVELNEDSNVALEMQSYITRVSGLRVSIQPHFSVENFLDYLFSPKNDLLDPKVHTVHQDMTQSLARYFINSSHNTYLTGNQLTSDSSVDAYERVLLQGVRCIEIDCWDGPDGNPIVTHGRTMCSNIKLVSVIRCIKDHAFAATPYPLIISIEDHCSIAQQSVMANMFRDILGDLLLTERIEEEESNLLPSPEQLKYKVLLKHKVLKENPQKSVFFDEEDSINIPPELCLTGSILEIYDYEDESDYQKCRMDEGQILEENLEPLDLNRNQAEDLLMSIEDDPDDGLFLIRTKSDNKAELVMSIHYNGNIRHITLNRKNGLFFLKNAKFKTLSDFVEFFKHHRLEIEVSPGLVEKVFLTHMATRKNLHLIQNWYIPNLSESMVNRLLLAKKQDGVYLLRDGINHAKILSFVSEGCVYHVHIHQLDYCLEIGGTVTRFESILDFICEFATKAILNQTCLSTPFPLAKSPEVFDLANDKISSRHVMGSELNIASPGDKIRNKLIDPLDLETKMPEVFDVPSKTINLKDCKLTLDSSEVHPGAKDLTPFLHISSKKGEMLLIKIDTKNDQFQVDWFSKLREATIGAHSMDGPRTDSENPSEPSQKIKEVPVKISVDMSNLAIYCQSVSLSRRALQKIRNFVTDDEPCYEMNSFNETKAKELMIDRKLRSAFQWRHKRQFCRIYPKGRRTDSSNFNPVPFWLCGTQMVALNFQTPDKELQINHGWFVQNGQCGYVLKPECMVEGCFDPDKAVHRMESIELQIGVLAGRQLADKSPKTSAMCNTFVKLEIIGCPVDNSLGTTGIVQSNALNPSWDETFNFGIIYNPNLAVLRLSVYNQTQLNNEVLGQCVVPVSGLRKGYRSVTLRNAYNEFENGVMALLIHLEIRTIDLGESYLKKMINNYLTHRTSESEGEVGFSNEDKNAMTQEEAIEQLSRIMGRKTLPTVSSAGNVGAQGNAAKGDDSLSTPRKILSSRFPLALGELSASNPKVKKKK
- the LOC131880908 gene encoding uncharacterized protein LOC131880908 produces the protein MVSSPFASSPNAFPPSVCGILSGQHMYFESGDTGQDAGSVTVEKNAANFGRRFKIKVTYIEECNPLRPPSGCTQFFTGTSSTIQSYNYEGRQLLENQLYSNCIRQEEGFCSYTVTESQEGSFRLSNSKFGQINCKNRPYLLIPRPHLLFAKKKGGEGNNSDMNCGSRLAEATGATMPSSVTSDRTTPFAVGVRTVTSEDLDMFKKPILIDEEGFSVKYVQNPC
- the LOC131881316 gene encoding homeobox protein HMX3-like, encoding MEVPSPLTPYHHLFDPVTSAAAARPLLLAAGLYGNGSPHHPVPFSFGCSRLPSSVVSSVAGSPLDLTTLSAAANARAAAAAAVAVHPFLQLQKAAGNAGNTGHPLPPHLATTSSSSFLDHKNGSGHDPFHRNVHHQDQRSSSPEKTSDDEDGEGGDEDGKGDPGDKNKIRKKKTRTVFSRSQVFQLESTFDIKRYLSSSERAGLAASLQLSETQVKIWFQNRRNKWKRQLAADNEASNLRAFSGVPLFLQGGLSGVPVSSEGSASLSGSSSFLAAPTPTHSLYFPPTSSVAPSVGQSNPGHPRSAFV